The genomic region GCACCTAGAAAGAGAAATTGAATGTCTTATTCAAAGGGGTTATCTCGGTCGTTATGTTCAAAGGAACGACCGAATAGCTGATCAACCATGACAACAAGAAGAATCAGACAACAAAAAAGAAGGGATGATAAGGAGATGTTCGAAGGTATGTTGACTGCAGGGACTAACAATGTTGAGAAGAGCAATGTCGAGACTGATCAAGGACCCCAACAAATAGAGACCAACGTAAGGAAATGAGTTGACAACAACACCCTTGTAGGAGTAATCACCATGATCAGTGGACCCATCATCGCAAAGAGCTCATCTAATAGGAAAGTTAAAGCCCATGTCCAAAGTATCAATGCCACAAGTGGTCGAGAAAAAAATGCTAAGATGAACCAAATCATCTCCTTCACCGATGACGACCTTAAAGGTATCCAAGCCCCTCACAACGACTCAATTGTAGTAAAGATGGTTATTGCTAACTTTGAAGTGCAAAGGGTCCTCATAGATAACGGTAGGTCGATCGACCTATTACTTTTTTATGCTTTTGAAAAGATGAACCTTAGGGCAGATGGGCTGAAACCAGTCCATTCACCCTTATACGATTTCTTTGGAGCCCAAGTTCAGATTGAAGGATTTATATAGCTGCCAATGACAGTTGGAACAAAACCAAATAAAGTCACTAGCGCATACAACACCATACTAGGCAAAACTAGCCTTAACCTCCTGAAGGTTGTGGTATCTACACCGCAGATAAAGATCAAATTTCCTACACCAAATGGGGTGGGCGAATGTAGTGGTGATCAAAAGGTGGCTCGACAATGCTATATGACAACACTCCAAGTCTCTAAGAACTTGGACAAAGCTCTCCCAATTGTATTAGAAGACCTTCGCGATGATTCCAATCAGGTAAGAAGTGAGCCAGCAGAAGTTCTTACCTCGATTGACATATACGGAGATGGCAATCGAACTGTTCAGATCGGGGCATGACTAGAAAGACCTTAGCGAGAAAGCACTGATATAGTTCCTTTAGAAAAACTCtaatgtctttgcatggtcggccACCAACATGCCCAAGATAGCTTGTAAAACTATGGAGCATCGATTTAGCGTGGATCCTGAGCATAAGCAAGTCAAGTAGAGGAGAAGAATCTTCACTCTCAAGAGGCAGCATATATTTGCAAAAGAGGTCGACAGGCTGCACCGAGCGAGTTTCATAGAAGAAATCTGCAATCCAGACTAGATCGCTAATGTAGTAATAATGTTAAAGTccaacgggaagtggagaatttGCATCGACTACCCTAGCCTGAATAAAGCCTGCCCCAAAGATAGCTACCCCTTACCGAGGATAGACTTTTTCATTGACGCTACCACAGGTCACAAGATGCTAAATTTATGGACACCTACTCAATCTACAATCAGATCCCGATGTACAAGGCCAATGTACCAAAGACAACTTTCACTACTAACCAGGGCACCTATTGCTATAAAgttatgccttttgggttgaagaaTGTTGGGGTAACCTACCAGAGGCTAGTGAACATGCTCCTTGAAGAGGAAATTAGGCCAAATATAGAGGTCTACGTGGATAATATACTCATTAAGTCTACAAGCTGATAAACACATAACTAACATGTAGGTAGCTTTCCAAATATTACAGAAGcgccaaatgaagctgaacccaaCCAAGAGCACTTTCAGAGTCAACTTAGGAAAGTTCCTCGAGTCAGCTtaggaaagttcctcggcttcatggtatTAAGGAGATGGATAGAAGCAAATCTAGAAAAGATTAAGGCTATCCTAGACATGACCTCACCAAGGACAACAAAACAGGTCCAGGAGCTAACTGGGCGAATAGCGGCCCTCAGCATATTTGTGTCTAGATTGAGAGACAAGTGCTTATTGTTCTTTAAGATATTGAAGAATATGAAGAGGTTCGAGTGGACTGATGAAAGTCAGGTAGCATTTGAGCAACGTCAAACCTACCTCGTCTCGCCACCTTTTCTCTCAAAACTCGAGCCAAGGGACGTATTACAATTATACCTAGCACTATCCATAGTAGCTATTAGCACAGTGCTAgtgagagaaaaaagaaaagcccAGCGCCCCCTTTATTACATAAGCAAGGTGCTGCTAGATGAAGAAACAAGATATAAAAGGATAGAAAAATTTACCTACGCTCTAGTGATCACAGCTCGAAAGGCTCAGGCCCTACTTCAAAGCCTACACCATCGATGTGCTACTGATGAACCCCTAATGAAGATACTACAGAAGCCTGGCACCTAGGAAGGCTCATCAACTGGCCGGTCAAGTTCAGCAAGTTCGATCTCCACTATAAGCCCCGCACTGCACTAAAGGCTTAGGTCTTAGTTGATTTCATAGTGGAGTCAACACTACTTGACGAGATTACATAAGAAGAACCAAGACAAAGCAGCTAAGCTGTATGGGTCCTTTATAATGACGATTCCTTGATCTTGGGAGGAAGAGGTACTAGCCTCATTCTGACTAGCCCCGAAGGATTTACTGTTCGCTACACACTCAAGTTTGGGTTCCAAGCCTCATATAACAAAGTAGAGTATGAAGCGCTCCTCGCCGGCCTCAACCTAGCTAAGGCCTTGTTAGCCAAGAAGCTGGTCTTGTACACCAATTCTCATCACGTCATAAGACAGGTGCTTGTTGAGTACGAGGCAAAGGATCAGAGGATGGCTGATTGCCTAGCTAAGGTTCGAAAGCCGTGGGCAACTTTGAGAGCTTTGAGATTCGGCAATTCCCTGAGCAAAGAATACTTTTGCGAACATTCTCTCACGGTTAGCCACCTCAGACTTTTTTGACCTAGGGCATACATTTTACATTGAAGTCCTTCAGAATCCGACCATAAAAGGACAAGAAGTGCAACAGGTAGGTGATGAGCCTTGTTGGATGGATCCTATCATTGAGTACTTACGAGATGGTGTCCAACACGAAGAAAGATCACAAGCTAAGAAGATAAGGTAGAGGTCGACCAGATTTATCCTATGCACTTCGAGAAGTGCATGAGGGAGTATGAGGACAATACATCGGTGGAAGGGCACTGACACATAAATTCTAAGGCAAGGCTACTATTGTACTAAAATGCGTCAAAAATGTATTGACTACGTTAGGAATTGCGAAAAGTGCCACTTGTTTGCACTAGTACAACACCGGCTAGCTACTCAACTTGCTCCGATGTCTAGCCCGCTACCCTTCGTGATGTGGGGAATGAATATTTTGTGACCCTTTGTAGGAGTGACTGGAGGAAGGAAGTTCGCAGTTATTAcaatcaaggttctaaaactcaggtttcgactaggtttctaCTAGCCAAAAAatgagttcgtctcggtttcgaccatatctcggccgaaacttgggactttcaccaggctaactcgaattttggtttcaaggcccagaagttgtttttttgccctgattcttgttgtgctgcctatttttgacattttaaactcaatccatgcattagtttcacatagagaacactaaaaatattacttgtggttttgatccaagtttgatactgtttATTGTTCTTAGATATGGTATGAAATAAGAtttgatcggaacataactctgtcaatataaatgagatttaagcaacaTTGAATTTGTtagaaaactttgttttgatagctttccaacaagtccaagattgcttaaatatgatttatattaaaggagttatgtactagtcaaacttaatttagtgtgcgtgaatgctgtcaaaatcgctctgaatgaaaatatttttttggatgtcaaaacaaatgaatattttaccgcacttttggtttttagcaatgttttaccatattaagatttatggaattcttagatttgagaaaaaccccagcattagaaagttgaaaattgcacctaccgtcgaaaatccagtttttgttcttgaactgggggatgactttttttcctttttggaatttgattttttaactatttttattagattcaaataggagATATTTGTTTAtgtatgaataatatcttaagtaaatgaaatacaaatacaaaaacattaacttaaatgatattagacataactaagtgtctgtcttggtttctgaCATAAATACTTGCCTGTCCTattttcgagccaagtttcccctagtttcgattGGTATATGTGTTGAAACCATCGAAATATTGTCGAAACCAGTCGAAACTGGTCAAAATCCGATctaatccagggattttataaaatcccccttcaactcgtctcgaaaacctgaaaaaccgagttaacttggtagtttcgacaggtttcgatcgagtttttgttccatggttaCAATTAATTATTTCACGAAGTGGTTAGAAGTGAGTCACTTGCTAACATTACGTTGAAAAACAATGAGAAATTCTTCAAAACCTCGGTCATATTCAGGTTCGGGATACTCCGAATTTTGATCAACGATAATGGAAAACAGTTCTGAAATCAGTCATAACCGTTGACAATGGCATCCAagtcttcaatttttttttggggtccaTCAAAAGGCCTAGTGGCCCAAACAAATTTATTCAAAACACGCAACAAAGTCCCTCctctgaagaagagaaggatttACAACAAAACTAGGTGGATTGACCCACCAGACAAAAGAGAGAGACAACAGGGAAGCACCTCTAGCTAACACATGGGCTTCCTTGTTTAACAACCTAGGGATATACATAAATACAACAGAGGAGAAACACACAACTAGTTCTTTAATATCCGCCACAATCATTACTGATGCCCAGTCTAAGGAAGAAGGGGCATTATTCAGGTGAGCAATTAGAGTATTACAGTCTGAAAAGATCGAAACACAATCCAGCTTGATACTACGCGCCAGGAGGAGAGCATCTCTGATTGCCTCAGCTTCCATTGCCATAGCTGAGTCACTGTAGCCATGCTTGCACTTTGCCGCCACGAAAGTTCCTTTATAATTACGAACCATAACACCTTTACCACCTAGGAAGGAAACAGAATTCCAAGCTCCATCAGTGTATATTTTATATCGGCAAGAAGTAGTAGTAGGAAGCACAAAATTTAAAGCAACAGGAGGGTCGAAAGACTTAGTCTTCTCTCTACTTATTCGCAATCTTCCTTCATGAACACTTCGAAAGAATCCCTGTATAGTATTATTCAAAGAAAGGTTAGTATGTCGAAAAATAAATTGGTTTCTTGATTTCCAAATCTGCCACACCAATGATACCTATTGAATTATAGCATCTACTTTATCAGGGAAAGAGGAGGACAACTTCCAAAACTCCATAAAAATCTCCTTAAAGGAGGACCCAGCTAGGGACGAAGTATAGAGCCTAAACGGAGAAGCCAGCCACACTATAGCAGCAAAATTGCAATGAAACAATGCATGAACAATAGATTCAACTGCAATGTTGCATATAGGACATTTGCCATTTGAGACAATATTGCAGTTCCCAAGCAGAGAGCGAACAGCCAGAGTATCTGAACAACACTTCCAAATAAAATGTTTCAATTTAGGTAGAACTGGCATATTCCACAACCTTTTCCATATATCGCTACACGAAGTAGAGGAGCTAGCAGAATCAGAAGACACATTAGATAAAGCCAAGTAATAAGCAGACTTTACAGTAAACAAACCATCTTTTGTGCAATTCCAAAACCAGTCATCCTTTATGGTTGATATACGTATAGGAATTCTAAAGATAGCTTGAGCCTAGCCTGGCTAAAGGATTGCTTTATCAAGGCAGCATTCCATTGATGAGTATGAGGTAAGATCAAGTCAGACACATGTAGCACATTAGATCTACTTGGGCTCAAGATACGACCATTAATCAAAGAGGGAACCCAAGGATCCTTAAAAGTTTCAATAGTCCTGCCATTACCTACCCTTTTCCTTAGGCCCTTCAACAACAGGTCACGCCCCTTCAAGATACTTTTCCACCCCCAAGTGCTCACATGACAAGGTTTAGCATCCAAAAAATTGCATGAgggaaaatattttccttttaacACCCGAACCCAAAGAATCGTGCAGCACTCTCCAAGCTTTCCGTGCAAGTAAAGCCTGGTTAAAACATCTAAAGTCTCTAAAGCCCAATCCACCATCTTTTTCGCTATTGCAAAGGTGGTCCCATTTCCTCCAAAAAACCGCTCTCTCTTCACTATCTTTCCACCAAAATCTATTAACCAAACGAGATAAATCTGAACAGATAGTGGCAGGGAGACTAAACATCGATATAACATAGGAGGGAAGGCTCGTGGCAACAGCCTTAATGAGGATTTCTTTCCCAGCTGAGGATAATAGGGAACTCTTCCAACCAGCCGACTTAGTCTGTAACCTGTTCATAACCTCAATAACAAGTGACTTTTTTTATTTACCAAAGGTAGTAGGAATACCTAAGTATTTCCCCAAACTAGAGACTTCCAACAAATTAAACACCCCACAAACTTCAACATGAGCAGCAGCATTGGTAACAGAGCTAAAGGTGATGCAAGATTTACAGAAATTAACCTCTTGCCCAGAAGCTATACAGTAATTCCTAAGAATATCTGAAATAACATGACAGTCACTAACTCTGGCTTTGGAAAATAGTAAACAATCATCAGCAAAGAACAAATGATAAATGCTAGGACCAGTTCTACTAACTTTCACACTCGAAAACTCATGAGAGGCTTCAGCTTAGGATATAGCACAAGACAAAGATTCTTGGCACAAGATGAACAAATAGGGGCTTAAAGGGCAACCCTGTCTTAAACCTTTTTATAAAGGCTTAAAATGACCAACCACTCCCCCATTAAATTTAACAAAGTACTCAACAGTGGAGACACATTGCATTACCCAATTAATCCAAATTCCATCAAAGCCCAATCGGCCAAGCAGCTTTTCTAAAAATATCCACTCTACTTTATTATAAGCTTTACTAAGATCCAATTTCAGAGCCATTAAACCATCCCTTCTCTTAGAATGCTTCATAGGCAATAAAGTCTCATGAGCTACATAGATATTATTCGAGATAGCACGAGAAGGGATAAAAGCACTTTGAAAAGGGCTAACTAAGGAGTTTATGATAGGCTTTAGTCTATTCACCAAACATTTAGCTATGACCTTATAGATGAAAGAACAAAGACTAATCGATCTAAATTGGCTAGGCTCCTCAGGGAAGCTCTGCTTAGGTATAAGGATAGTGGCAGTTTTGTTGAATTCTTTAAGCATAAAACCAGTATTAAAAAAATGCTGAACTGCCTTAATCACATCATCACCGCCAGTGTTCCAATTAGCTTGAAAGAACCTCCCAGGCAGCCCATCAAGCCTCGGGGCCTTGAAAGCTCCAATTTGAAAGACAACACCCCTAATCTCATAGGGGGAAAAGGAGCACATAAGGCACTGTTTTGGTCAGCAGATACACGAGGGGAGATATGTTGCAAAAATTCATCAATTTGTGAAGGTTGGGAAGAGGAATAGGCCTCTTGGAAATAGGACACCGCTAGGGAATGTAAATCAGTAGCCTCATTTATCCATACTCCATTTCTGTCCTTGAGCCTAACTATTCTATTAAAATGCCTTCTTCTAGCAGTGATAGTATGAAAAAAAGAGGTATTCCTATCCCCGACAGTCAACCACTTAACCCTAAACCTTTGAACCCAGTAGGACTCTTCTTGCTTCAACAAAGACTCTAGCTTGTTAGATAATTGGGCTTCTTCATTCCAAAGAGTTCCATGGCAATAGTCATTCTGGATTGCCTCTAACTCTTCCCTTACTTTGCAGATTTCTAACCTAGCATTGCCAAAAGCTCTTTTACTCTAGCCTCTAAGGTGATCACAACATTTCCTCACTTTCTTATACAGCTTAAAAGCATCAGATCTTGAAGGAGCAATTAGCCAAGCCTTATTAATAACACTTCCCAGCTCAGGGTGATCTTCCCATTTTGCCTCATACTTGAAGCAATAAGGGTGCCGATAGGCGTTGGACTGGAAATTAACAGAAACTGGGGTGTGATTAGAGCCTAACATAGCATGTCAGTGAACACTGACATTGTCAAAAGTACAGGAAAAAGCACTATTACCCAGACATTTATCCATACTAGACATGATCAGACCATCACCACTTCGTTTATTAGACCAAGAGAAAGCAGGACCCGAGAAAGGTAATTCAAACAAATTGCAAGTAGCTACAACATCACAGAAATCAACAATTTGGACAAAAGATTTAAGTATACCTCCaatattttcttttggtttgagCACCTCATTGAAGTCCCCCAAGCAAAGCTACGGGCCAACCACAGAAGGTCTCAGTTGCTCCAGCTCCCTCTAGACCATATTTCTCCTGTCACGGTTGGGCTCATCATATACAAAAGTGAGGCGTAGAGGACAAACTAAAAAACTTGCAgtaatggaaaaataaaaaaaattggttgaTGTTGAAAGAATAGAAACAgaaacacaagaagaaaagaagagagcaaAACCTCCAGATCGACCCGTAGGATCCATACACCACATATGGGAAAACCCCAGCCTacttctcagtttttttttgtagggtcTATGCTGTTTTGTTTCTAGAAGAAACAGCAAATTGGGTCAGGTAGAACAGCACACACAATTCAGATACTGAATTGTCAAGGCCCGACCACTCCCTTGACAATTCCAAAATAGAAGACTCATGGCCCCTGGGATGGCTGATTGAGGGCAGCCACCCACTCCCTATAGACAACATCCGTAGAAGAGGTAGGAGTATCCTGAATACAGAGAATGCGAAAAGACTGATACGGCATGAACCGCGTCATTCTCTAACAACGACGTTGTTTAATGGTATTGGTCGGTGTTCACCGTCTTCAAAGCAAGATTCGATTCCATAAAcgcctttctttttccttctatatcatcaaattttttttaaaaaaaaatttgaatgttTTTTTTCGTAATCCCCATCAGAGCATAAACTGATACACTTGCATCTCCGTTTCCTGTTTTTGTTTTCCTCGAATGCATGAAGTGTGCTTAAAGTGAAAGTGGACAATCGACCATTATAAGTATTAGTTGGTTGTCTTTCTTTTTAGTTTCAATATTTGATCTCTCTGAGACTTCTCAACAGTTCAACTCCTCCGAAGCTGCTCTTTAATGGCGTCGCTCTCACGAGCTTCCTTAGCTTATAATTCTAACGCCACCTTGTTTCGCGGAAAGAGAGACGCCTTCGTAAGATTAGAAAACTGTGTTGTATTTCACAATTCATTTGAGTCGACACTTGTTTTGCATAATTTATCGCACAAGCGATGCTCTCGTCGAGTTGGTGTTCCTCGTGCCTCCAAGGAAGTTGTCGAAGGTCGACTTGTGGAGGAAAAGGGAAAGGAGAAAAGTAGGGTTCTCAGGGTTGGTCTAATCTGTGGAGGTCCGTCTGCTGAGCGTGGCATTTCACTGAATTCGGTGAGATCAGTTCTTGATCACATACAGGTAATTCTGCCAAGTCAGTCATGTGCGCGAGTGTGTTTCCAAATATCCAGCTAACCTTGCAATCAGTTCAGCTTCTGGattgttacccaaaaaaaaaaaagttcagcTTCTGGATTGTAGTTTTAGTCAATTTAGGTGTTCAAATGGATCCTAAGTGGATTGCAGCAAGAATTAATTGGAGTTGCGGACTGTATATAAAATTTTCTAAACTTTACAAATAACGGTAACTGATCCCGACCTGTAATCACCCGTTTCTAAATCAGGTGTTAATTGTAGTTTTTATTGGCCAAACTACCTATTCTTCTAATCAGCCctgtaatttgaaaagacctttttacctaaccctcat from Telopea speciosissima isolate NSW1024214 ecotype Mountain lineage unplaced genomic scaffold, Tspe_v1 Tspe_v1.0237, whole genome shotgun sequence harbors:
- the LOC122647858 gene encoding D-alanine--D-alanine ligase A-like codes for the protein MASLSRASLAYNSNATLFRGKRDAFVRLENCVVFHNSFESTLVLHNLSHKRCSRRVGVPRASKEVVEGRLVEEKGKEKSRVLRVGLICGGPSAERGISLNSVRSVLDHIQGNDLHVSCYYIDCNLNAYAISSAQVYSNTPADFDFKLESLAQGFQSLSDFAEHLAASVDIVFPVIHGRFGEDGGIQELLEKVNIPFVGTPSKECRQAFDKVSN